Within the Ensifer canadensis genome, the region CAAGAAGCCGCCGGAGGCGCTGCGCATCGCCCGTGATCTCGTCCGCGGTGACCGCAGTGATGTGCTCACGCGTATCGACGAAGAGGCGAAGCACTTCGCAGCGCAGCTGAAAAGCGCCGAGGCAAGGGCTGCTTTCGAGGCCTTCATGCGTCGCTAGGACGTTTTCCCGGCATCCCTTTCGGTGCCGGACAAGCAAAGTCGGGGCGGTCCTTTAACCGTCCCTGTGTGAAGATCGCGTTGCCGCCGGCATCCCGAACTTGCATATGACAATTTTAATCGCTTCTTAAATAGCGATCGCTAGCGTGCGGCGCGATAGGCCTACCCTCACCAGGGTGGCCCCGGCCGCATGAGGCATGGCTGGCCCCGCCTTTTTGGCATGTTCAACGTTTTCCCGAGGCTTGACCAACCGCCACTCCGGCGGCTGAGCGATGCTGCGCGTGAAAATCATCGAGAGCTCATGTCCGGCGAAGCACGCCGGCCCCTGTTAGGAGCCCATCTTGTCCAAGCGATCGAACCTCATGACGCGCATTCTCGTCGCCGCGTCCGGTGTCGTTGTTACCGCCTTTGCCGGCTTTTCCGTCTATATCGACACGCTTCAGTACGACACAACCACCAAGGCGGTCGAAGAAAACATCTCGTCCTCCGGCGTCCAGGCCGCACAGAGCGTCGCCAAGTGGCTCAACGGTCGCGTCACGTTGACGGCGATGGTGGCCGACGCCGCCGGTCGGACGACCGATGACAACGGCGTCCAGCCGATCCTCAAGAACGACGTGCTGACCAACGAGTTCATCTCGACCTATGTCGGCAACGAGAGCGGCAAGTTCATCACCTGGCCGGACAATCCGATGCCGGCGGGCTACGATCCGCGCCAGCGCCCGTGGTATCAGCAGGCCGTCAAAGCCGACGCGCGTGTTCTCACCGAGCCCTATGTCGACGCCTCGACCGGCGACCTCATCATCAGCGCTGCCGTTCCGGTCAAGCGCGACGGCAAGCTTTACGGCGTCACCGGCAGCGACTTCTCACTGGAAACGCTGGTCTCGATGGTCAAGGGCATCGACGTCGGCGGCGAAGGCTTCGCCTTCCTCGCCAGCAAGGACGGCCAGATCCTCGTTCACCCGGATTCCAAGCTCGTCACCAAGACGCTTGCCGACGCCTTCCCGATCGACACCCCGACGATCAGCTCCGGCATCATGAACACCGAACTCGATGGCAAGCCGATGATCGTCAGCTTCGTACCGGTTCAGGGCCTGCCCTCGGTCGAATGGTATGTCGGCTTCGTCATCGACGCCGATGTCGCCTATTCCGCGATCGACCAGTTCCGCATTGCCGCAACCGTCGCGACCATTCTCGCCGTCGGCGTCATGCTCGTCTTCCTCGCAACCTTCCTCAACCGCCTTGTCATCCGCCCCGTCACCGACATGACCGGCGCGATGGAGAAGCTTGCCGCCGGCAATCTCAACGTCGAAATCCCCGGCGAAGATCGCCGCGACCAGATCGGCTCGATGGCCGCCGCAGTCGCCGTCTTCCGTTCCAATGCGGTCGAGCGTGCCCGCCTCGAAGACGAGGCCGACGCCAACCGTTCACTGTCGGAGCGCGAGCGCCTGGAACGCCAGGCTCGCGATGCCCGTGATGCTGCCGAAGTGCAGCAGGCCGTCGATGGCCTGGCAAGCGGTCTCGGCCGCCTGGCCGACGGCGATCTCGCCTACCGCATCGACAATCCGTTTGCCGATCGTCTCGATCGTCTGCGCGCCGACTTCAACAACTCGGTCGCCAAGCTGCACGACACGCTCTGCGCCGTTGGTGCCAATGCCCGCGGCATCGACGCCGGTGCGACGGAAATCCGTTCGGCCGCCGACGATCTGGCCCGCCGCACCGAGCAGCAGGCAGCCTCGGTCGAAGAGACGGCAGCTGCGCTTGAAGAGATCACCACCACGGTCAAGGATTCTGCCCGCCGGGCGGAGGAAGTCGGCGTGCTGGTCGCCCGCACCCGGGCCGGTGCCGAAAAGTCCGGCGAGGTCGTTGCCAACGCCGTCGAGGCGATGCATGCGATCGAAAAATCGTCGGGCGAAATCTCCAACATCATCGGCGTCATCGACGACATCGCCTTCCAGACCAACCTGCTGGCGCTGAATGCCGGCGTCGAGGCGGCCCGTGCCGGTGATGCCGGCAAGGGCTTTGCCGTCGTTGCCCAGGAAGTGCGTGAACTGGCACAGCGTTCGGCCAATGCCGCCAAGGAGATCAAGGCGCTGATCACCACCTCGGGCAACCAGGTGCGCAGCGGCGTGACGCTGGTCGGCGACACCGGCAAGGCGCTGGAGACGATCGTTGCCGAAGTGCAGGAGATCAACAAGCATGTGAGCGCGATCGTCACGGCGACGCGCGAACAGTCGACCGGCCTTCAGGAGATCAACACGGCAGTCAACACCATGGACCAGGGCACGCAGCAGAACGCGGCAATGGTGGAAGAGCAGACGGCGGCAAGCCATGGCCTGGCTTCGGAAGCCGCTTCGCTCAATGCGCTTCTGGCCCAGTTCAACCTCGGCAATACCCAGAGCGCCTATGCGCCGGCAGCTATGCCGCGCCGTCGCGCCGCATAGACGTAAAACACCTTAGATGCGAAGCAGGGCCCGGAGCACAACTCCGGGTCTTTGTTTTTGGATGCCCGTTTTTCGAAAATCGGCGCGTGCGCCGTAATTCGTTGTTCCGGCTTTCCTTTTTTAAGTTTTGATAAAGTGTCGAGGCATACCGTCCGATTGCCGCGAAATGACTTCGCACCGCACATCCGCCGATAGGGTCCATCTCCCGAAAAGCTCGCCTCAGGGCCACCGATGTGTTCCAGACACCTGCCTCACGCTGCGCGTGTTTTGGCTTTCCATCACGCGTTCGAAGTTTGCTCGCGATCTGCTTTTTCAAGCAATCGCGCGAAGGGAGACGAACGGTGATTCTCAAGACTGCGACCGCACGAAACATGTTTGCCATCGTGATGACTGGCCTTTTGACCTGTATGGTCACGGCTGCCATCGTGTTCTGGCTATCCTATCAGCAGCTGAAAGAGCGCAGCATTGCGGAGATGACCAACGCCGCCTATGCAAGCGCCGCCAACGTCGAGGCGAGGTTCGCAGAGACGAAAACGCTCGCCAACAACATGCGCTCTGCCCTCTATGCCATGAAGGACAGTGGCACGGCGTCTCGCGAAGGTACGGTTGCGCTGCTGAAAAAGCTGATCGCGGACAACCCGCTCGCCGTTGGCCTCAGCACCGGCTGGGAGCCGAACGCGTTTGACGGCAAGGATGCGGAATATGCGGGCAAACCGGGCCACGATGCCAGTGGCCGCTACGTTCCCTATATCGCCCGTTCGGGGGAAAAGATCGTGTACGAAGCACTGGTCGATTACGACAAGCCCGGCGCAGGAGATTACTATCAGGTCCCCAAGAAGACTGGCCGCGACATGATCACCGAGCCTTACTTCTACAAGATCGACGGCAAGGACGTGCTGATGACGTCGATCATGGTGCCGTTGAAGCTCGACAATGCCTTCGTCGGCGTCGATGGCGTCGACATGGCGCTTGACCACCTTTCCAACGAGTTGGGCAAGCTGGCCCCGTTCGGTACCGGATTCGTTTCGCTGGTCAGCCAGGGCGGCAGCATCATCAGCCATCCCGATCAGACATTCCTTGGAAAATCGCTAAAGGACACCGGGCTTGAGGCCGGCGGTTGGGGCCAGCTTCTGGGCAAGACCGAGCAGGCGTTTGAACTCACCCACACGGATGGCTCGGTGCACATCGCCGTTGCCGTGCCGGTCAAGCTTCTGCCCGATACAACCTGGTACGTCGTCGTATCCGTGCCGCAGGCTACCGTCTTTGCCGGTCTCTCGCAGCTTGCGATGATCTCCGTCGCGGTTATCGCCGTCGCAGCCTTGATCATGATCCTGGTCGGTTGGACGCTTGCCACCCGATTCCGCAAGCGCGTTGCGGCGGTCATCGGCGTCACCGGTGAAATCGCTGCGGGCAAGACCGATGTCGACCTGTCGGAAGCCGAGTGCAAGGACGAGATCGGCGATCTCGCCCGCTCGCTGCAGGTGCTGCGCGACGCGACCATCGCCAAGCTCAAGCTCGAAGACGAGGCCGACGCCAACCGTTCACTGTCGGAGCGCGAGCGCCTGGAACGCCAGGCTCGCGATGCCCGTGATGCTGCCGAAGTGCAGCAGGCCGTCGATGGCCTGGCAAGCGGTCTCGGCCGCCTGGCCGACGGCGATCTCGCCTACCGCATCGACAATCCGTTTGCCGATCGTCTCGATCGTCTGCGCGCCGACTTCAACAACTCGGTCGCCAAGCTGCACGACACGCTCTGCGCCGTTGGTGCCAATGCCCGCGGCATCGACGCCGGTGCGACGGAAATCCGTTCGGCCGCCGACGATCTGGCCCGCCGCACCGAGCAGCAGGCAGCCTCGGTCGAAGAGACGGCAGCTGCGCTTGAAGAGATCACCACCACGGTCAAGGATTCTGCCCGCCGGGCGGAGGAAGTCGGCGTGCTGGTCGCCCGCACCCGGGCCGGTGCCGAAAAGTCCGGCGAGGTCGTTGCCAACGCCGTCGAGGCGATGCATGCGATCGAAAAATCGTCGGGCGAAATCTCCAACATCATCGGCGTCATCGACGACATCGCCTTCCAGACCAACCTGCTGGCGCTGAATGCCGGCGTCGAGGCGGCCCGTGCCGGTGATGCCGGCAAGGGCTTTGCCGTCGTTGCCCAGGAAGTGCGTGAACTGGCACAGCGTTCGGCCAATGCCGCCAAGGAGATCAAGGCGCTGATCACCACCTCGGGCAACCAGGTGCGCAGCGGCGTGACGCTGGTCGGCGACACCGGCAAGGCGCTGGAGACGATCGTTGCCGAAGTGCAGGAGATCAACAAGCATGTGAGCGCGATCGTCACGGCGACGCGCGAACAGTCGACCGGCCTTCAGGAGATCAACACGGCAGTCAACACCATGGACCAGGGCACGCAGCAGAACGCGGCAATGGTGGAAGAGCAGACGGCGGCAAGCCATGGCCTGGCTTCGGAAGCCGCTTCGCTCAATGCGCTTCTGGCCCAGTTCAACCTCGGCAATACCCAGAGCGCCTATGCGCCGACACCAACGTCGCGTCGGCGGGCGGCATAGGTCGGGTGCATCGGTCTGAACGATGAGAAAGGGCCCGGACATCCGGGCCTTTTTCTATTTCTCGAGCGTTGCGACTGCCTCGACATGGGCCGACCAGAGGAACTGGTCGATCGGCGTGACCGACGTGATGCGGTAGCCGGCAGCAACGAGGATCGCGAGATCGCGGGCAAGCGTTGTCGGATTGCAGGAGACGGCGACGATCTTCTTGACGCCGGAGCGGGCGATTTCCTGACACTGCACGTCCGCGCCCGCGCGTGGCGGGTCGAAGACGATGGCATCGTAAACCTTCAGTTCCTGCGCCATGAGCGGGCGGCGGAAGAGATCGCGCTTCTCGATCGTCACCGGCTTCAGCCCTTGCGTGTTGCGGGCGGAGAAGTCGAGCGCCTTCAGCGCCTTGTCCTCGCCTTCGACCGCGTGCACGCGGGCCTTGCGGGCGATGCGCAGGGCGAATGTGCCGCTGCCGGCAAAGAGGTCCGCAACCCGCTTTGCCTTGCCGATATGATCGAGCACCAGTGCTGCCATCGCCTCTTCAGCGGCAAGCGTTGCCTGGGTGAAGCCGCCGGGCGGCGGCGAGACGGAGACGCCGCCGAATTCGATCACCGGCTTCGTCGGCTCGACGATGATCTCACCATTGAGGCTGACGCGGGCAATGCCGCGTTCTCCGAGAACCGTCTCGACGGTGCGCCGGCGCTCGCGATCGCCAAATCCCTTGATGCCGTCGACCGAAAGGTCGAGACCGGAAAGCGTTTCGAGAACGGTGATGCGGAACGGTTCGGCGTTGACGGCCATGGCCGCGCCGATCTTGCCGATGGTGGCGAGCCGCGAGACGATGCCCGGGCTCGTGACGGGACATTCCGAAATCGCCACGATGTGGTGGCTTTCCGCCTGGTTGAAGCCGAGGAGCAGGTCTTTTTCGGTCTTGCGCGCCGTGAACACGGCGCGGCGGCGCTCGCCGGGTTGGGCTGTTATCAGCGGCGCGACATCAGGCTTCAATCCCTTCGACTTCAAGGCGTTGATCACCAGGTCGCGCTTGAAGGTCTGGTAGAGGCCGTCGGCCGCGTGCTGCAACGTGCAGCCGCCGCAGGTGCCGTTCTGACCGTCCGGGCCGAAGTGGCGACAGTGCGGTTCGACCCGGTCAGGCGATGCTTCGCGCAGCGAGATCAGCGTGCCCTGAGACTTGTTGACCGCAAGGGCCGCGCTCTCGCCCGGCAGCGTGAAGGGCGCATAGACCGGACCAGCCTCGGTTTCGGCAATGCCGTCGCCCTGCGCGCCGAGACGGGCGATGGTCAGGGTCAGCGTGCTCATGGCTTTTTCCCGGCCAGCAGGAACTCGACGTTGCCGTCGCCGCCTGATATCGGCGAGGGGATCAGCCCGAGGCTCTGCCAGCCCATGTCTTCGACCAGCCAGCGCTCGAGTTCGGCGGCAACCGCCGGCGCGCTGTCGGGATCCTTCAGCAGTCCGGCCTTGCTGATCGCATCGCGACCGGCCTCGAATTGCGGCTTGACCAGCA harbors:
- the mcpU gene encoding methyl-accepting chemotaxis protein McpU, which translates into the protein MSKRSNLMTRILVAASGVVVTAFAGFSVYIDTLQYDTTTKAVEENISSSGVQAAQSVAKWLNGRVTLTAMVADAAGRTTDDNGVQPILKNDVLTNEFISTYVGNESGKFITWPDNPMPAGYDPRQRPWYQQAVKADARVLTEPYVDASTGDLIISAAVPVKRDGKLYGVTGSDFSLETLVSMVKGIDVGGEGFAFLASKDGQILVHPDSKLVTKTLADAFPIDTPTISSGIMNTELDGKPMIVSFVPVQGLPSVEWYVGFVIDADVAYSAIDQFRIAATVATILAVGVMLVFLATFLNRLVIRPVTDMTGAMEKLAAGNLNVEIPGEDRRDQIGSMAAAVAVFRSNAVERARLEDEADANRSLSERERLERQARDARDAAEVQQAVDGLASGLGRLADGDLAYRIDNPFADRLDRLRADFNNSVAKLHDTLCAVGANARGIDAGATEIRSAADDLARRTEQQAASVEETAAALEEITTTVKDSARRAEEVGVLVARTRAGAEKSGEVVANAVEAMHAIEKSSGEISNIIGVIDDIAFQTNLLALNAGVEAARAGDAGKGFAVVAQEVRELAQRSANAAKEIKALITTSGNQVRSGVTLVGDTGKALETIVAEVQEINKHVSAIVTATREQSTGLQEINTAVNTMDQGTQQNAAMVEEQTAASHGLASEAASLNALLAQFNLGNTQSAYAPAAMPRRRAA
- a CDS encoding methyl-accepting chemotaxis protein; translated protein: MILKTATARNMFAIVMTGLLTCMVTAAIVFWLSYQQLKERSIAEMTNAAYASAANVEARFAETKTLANNMRSALYAMKDSGTASREGTVALLKKLIADNPLAVGLSTGWEPNAFDGKDAEYAGKPGHDASGRYVPYIARSGEKIVYEALVDYDKPGAGDYYQVPKKTGRDMITEPYFYKIDGKDVLMTSIMVPLKLDNAFVGVDGVDMALDHLSNELGKLAPFGTGFVSLVSQGGSIISHPDQTFLGKSLKDTGLEAGGWGQLLGKTEQAFELTHTDGSVHIAVAVPVKLLPDTTWYVVVSVPQATVFAGLSQLAMISVAVIAVAALIMILVGWTLATRFRKRVAAVIGVTGEIAAGKTDVDLSEAECKDEIGDLARSLQVLRDATIAKLKLEDEADANRSLSERERLERQARDARDAAEVQQAVDGLASGLGRLADGDLAYRIDNPFADRLDRLRADFNNSVAKLHDTLCAVGANARGIDAGATEIRSAADDLARRTEQQAASVEETAAALEEITTTVKDSARRAEEVGVLVARTRAGAEKSGEVVANAVEAMHAIEKSSGEISNIIGVIDDIAFQTNLLALNAGVEAARAGDAGKGFAVVAQEVRELAQRSANAAKEIKALITTSGNQVRSGVTLVGDTGKALETIVAEVQEINKHVSAIVTATREQSTGLQEINTAVNTMDQGTQQNAAMVEEQTAASHGLASEAASLNALLAQFNLGNTQSAYAPTPTSRRRAA
- a CDS encoding class I SAM-dependent RNA methyltransferase; amino-acid sequence: MSTLTLTIARLGAQGDGIAETEAGPVYAPFTLPGESAALAVNKSQGTLISLREASPDRVEPHCRHFGPDGQNGTCGGCTLQHAADGLYQTFKRDLVINALKSKGLKPDVAPLITAQPGERRRAVFTARKTEKDLLLGFNQAESHHIVAISECPVTSPGIVSRLATIGKIGAAMAVNAEPFRITVLETLSGLDLSVDGIKGFGDRERRRTVETVLGERGIARVSLNGEIIVEPTKPVIEFGGVSVSPPPGGFTQATLAAEEAMAALVLDHIGKAKRVADLFAGSGTFALRIARKARVHAVEGEDKALKALDFSARNTQGLKPVTIEKRDLFRRPLMAQELKVYDAIVFDPPRAGADVQCQEIARSGVKKIVAVSCNPTTLARDLAILVAAGYRITSVTPIDQFLWSAHVEAVATLEK